Part of the Coregonus clupeaformis isolate EN_2021a chromosome 31, ASM2061545v1, whole genome shotgun sequence genome, gtcttgtgtggtatgcatgggtgtctgagctgtgtgctagtagtttaaacagagcTCATGCATTCATTAAGTTAAATAAagcttaaataaaaaataaacatgtcaatacttctcacaaatacaagtagggatgaagtcaatctctcctctactttgagccaggagagattgacatgcatattattaatgttagctctcagtgtacatttaagggccagccttTCTGCCCTGTTATGgaccaattgtaattttcctaagtccgtctttgtggcacctgaccacacgactggacagtagtccaggtgcgacataactagggcctgtaggacctgccttgttgatattgttgttaagaaggcagagcagtactttattatggacagacctctcccttTCTTAGCTACTGTTGCGTCAATACGTTTGTACAATgagagtttacaatccagggttactccaagcagtttagtctcctcaacttgctcaatttccacattattcattgcaCATGAATAATGAGTACATGGTCTTTAAGGCCaaattgttcttcaagatgttcaaacgtttatagatgaccagcagggtcaaataataatatgtggttatagagggtgcaacaggtcagcacctcaggagtaaatgtcatttggctttgagagaaagagagagagacctgtgttGTTTAATTTCAGTAAAGAGGAACAGTCTTCTCTGACACTCTCCTTCCTATAAAGTACAACTTGGAAACAGCCAAGTATGATGATAGTCATCTCTTCTACAGTTTGTGTTTTGAATCAGTTTCTCAGTCATCAGTGACTTTTGGGAACATTGCATGTTTCTATGGAAACAGTGAGTGTTGTCCCTTCAGGGGAGGAATGTTAATTCCCTGTGCACTCTGTCTCAGCCCAGatgtctctctcactcccactGTATTATGCTTACTAGCTTGTACAAAGTTGACTTAGTTTTTCTGTTGCTTCAGTATACATTTTATAAATCTATCAATGGGTCAAACTGACTAAAACATGTTTATTGTTACATGCACAGCTGTTACATACATCACCAGCTTTTTTGTCAAACCACTTTGAATCAACCCCTAAATGCATTAGAATAAAAATGACACATGGAAACACTGTTCTGTTATTTTTTGAAAAGCAAACATTTTGAAATCCTAGCACTGCATTTTTGTCCCATGACATgtcttctggataagagcgtctgctaaatgacataaatgtaaatgtggatATGAGAAATGTTCTATGTAAACATACTTTGGATTATGTACACTGCCAGATTGTAAAATGTCATACTCTTTACATAACCTTATTGGAAATAAGACTCACAAACATTTTGTCACCGtaatattttttaaatctagtTTTTATTAATGTTTCTTTATGTAGTCCTTTCAGATTCATGAATGCAGTGATGGTTGTCATTTATTTACAAAGGTCTGCACTGCAATGATGGACGTTAATGCTGCCCAATCAGATTGACATACTGGATGCCTCTGCCAATGAAATTGGTCGATGGGCGGGGCTTACTTTGTATTTTCCATGAACCGTGACTTCGTACAAATTGTTTGAAGTCGATCGAGATGGAGTTCCTTTTGGGAAATCCATACAGCACTCCTGTTGGACATTGTATTGGTacgtttttagtttttttttttttttaataactgATTGAAAGGAATCTGCAGATAATCGTGTTTCACATTCTTGAATCGCCATGACATTTGATTCTTACTTGGCTAGTTAACGTTATCGTCtttaatgctagctagctaagttcttTGACTTTGGCTATCGAACCCCATAGTAGCGAAGCTAACCAGCTGACTAGCTATCATTTAGGTTATTTCCAAGCTGGTTAGCTTCAGATAATTTGCAATAAATATGTAGTTAACTAGTTATGTAGCTATATATTCATCAATGTAAGCATAAGCAATAGTTCGTGGTAATCTTGCTAGTTCGTGGTGGGCATCTGCCGTTTGTTTGTTGCAACCTATTCATTTACACTCGCTACTAAAGTTAAACTTGCTAGCAACCAAGCTAGTTACGGTCTGTATCTGGTCTCGATAACTGGTTGGCTAGCAAATGTTTgtaagtggctagctagctattcgAATGAACCATGTGGTATGTCATGCATTTGACAGCTGGACCACTGATCACCTGGACACAGCTGTCCTAAGTTGCTAGCTAGCTCTCAAGAACCCAAGGCACGGGGGCATAACAAGCCTCCCCAGTACATGACTGGGTAACtaacttagttagctagctagctacattagtaTAGCGTTGTTGTGACTGCGCTAAATAGCTAGCTACAAACCTTGCTAGTTTACAAGTTAGCCTGTGTGATCATTGCAATCATGAAAAGGATCTTGTTTTCAAATTACAATCATTTTCTACTGCTCTGACAAGGGGGAATTTAATGTTCTGTCTTCTTTAGAGAGAGCCACTGATGGCTCGCTTCAGAGTGAGGACTGGGCCCTCAATATGGAAATATGTGACATCATCAATGAAACCGAGGATGGGTGAGTAGAAAAGTGCATTTTAACTAGGCTAATGAATGATGTGAATTAAACACACTTTACACCTATTCTGGAGCTGTGTGAAGTTGGACTTGTGAACCTTCTTGGTGAAGGTCTCTCGCTCTGTTTGCCTTGCCTCTTATCAAAGGCAGGAATGGATTTGATCCAAGTACTGGCCTACTATCTAGGGCTTGGATAGCTATCTGGCCCATTAAACTTGTTTGTAAAAGTGTTAAAGTCCATTGCCTGTTTCTGTTTGATAAGTGTGTGGTAAATTAGGGCAGGTGGATTTGCCCCTACTCACAGTTTATCTCAAAATATGACATCAGTTTGATAAAGCCCTCTGTATCAGGAATTCAAGGGAAGGCCACACCTACCACTGTTATGATGTATCTGCATTATAGTGTAGCCTAGACCATTGTTAGTAATACTTTACATAAATAAAGATTTATGTAAAGTATTACTAACATTATTTCAGTCAACATGGCGAAATTCTGCTTGGTGGTGCAGTTACTACATCGTTACTACGCTGTTGTAGTTATcatgtgtgtctgtctcctccctATCTGACCCTGCGCTCTGTTCTGCGCTGTGCGTTGTTGCTGCAGGCCCAAGGATGCCATCAGGGCCATGAAGAAAAGGCTGAACGGGAACAAGAACTACAGGGAGGTGATGCTGGCACTGACCGTCCTGGAGACATGTGTGAAGAACTGCGGGCATCGTTTTCATGCCCTTGTCACCAGCAGAGACTTCATAGACGGCGTGCTTGTAAAAATCATCTCCCCCAAAAACAACCCTCCCGCCATCGTACAAGACAAAGTGCTCGCCTTGATCCAGGTAAAGGATCACACACttatgtgtgagagagtgtgtatgcattacatgtttttatttatttgtgacAACTTTGGTGATAAAGCTAATAGAACGAGCTTTCATTGATAAACTACATTTTAAAGTATTCTGACAGAATTGTGTtaggagatgatgatgatgatagtttgTCCTTGAGCAAATAGAAGTCATTTGAGAAAGTATACTATATGGAAGTGCTTTGAGAGAGTATACTGTACTGCACAGTATGAGGTAGTTGGGGAGAGAAAGGTGTTGGTTGCCTGTGGCTGCAGCCCTGGGGGATCCAGTGTTCTTCAGGCAGGGCCTCAGGTGTTTGCTACCTGCAGCCAGGTGTTCTCTGGTTACCATGGGGATCTTGGGTAACCCTGGCCGATTGCCTCAGGTGGCCTCTAGTTTCCCTCTGAGATGGTGGCTGTTGATGGAACTTTAATGGTTTTCACCAGACCACATGCAAGTGTTATTACAAACGCGGCACTGTTTTCTTACAAGGATGAATGTGTAATGATGATACACCCAAGATGCTCACATGCTTCCTTGCTCAGCCAACAAGAGCTTTTGTGGTAGCTTAAATGTAATTTGTGACACCCTTGACCTAAATACTTTGACCATTTAACCCTCTACAcatgtgggaattggcctatatgaatAGGGCTAAATTAAAATGTTTCTTATAGAAGAAAAatgaaaagcatatgcataaccatgggaGCAATTGAAAAGGAACAGTTAGGAGATTATTGCAAAATTATAAGGAACAGTTAGGAGATTATTGCAAAATTATcagaccaaaggtgaggacaaaacagttcacctgacacaagactgaatccaaacattacactgcattttacatttactataCTTTTCgctgcatttgttgataacgaaatctgaaaatactctggatacattcagtaacatgataagaatattcctggaaaatgttggataggtgcaacataagacacctcaattacaagggtttgagtgagcggactaactggtgtctccaagtggccacacacctcaccacagtgtgcacagttcctaagtcatttcaatgcacttGTGACTCAAAGAAAAGtattcaactataaggtgctttttttttccttcttcctagctgtgccgttgaggaaatagagcaagcacacttgtagttgttttgtttggaacacaaccctgcatccccacATCACAAAATTACTGTTTAtgcaatccaaaaacggtccattgtaaatcgcaatctgggtcaggtgggcataatttgaaagccTGTTCAATTGCCAACATGaatagctaagttataaaatacaatattacggtgttaggctttcacaatgcaattcagGAAATTGATCATTATTTTGCTGCGCGCAGAAACGAGTCATGAGCGCATTGAGGTGTGTGTACCGTggcaaattttcttcacaatagacaaacacaggctcattctgttcagaacaatccagggtgacgccatgtcatcttgtaactctacatcaaacatagtgatcataaacgttgacactgtatatgacatgagttttatgatatggaaatgtggagtgcacatttggactcatgggttTGCTTGCTtttatgacatcaaagcagtagttattataatcctcaacgtctctttcaaaatacatagtcTTCTTTAATTGACAGCCTTTCCCTGTGAAGCACAGAGCCAGAGCTCTGATGTCATGTATAGCattttactgtacagccactgtgttccaatttagacgtttatcagtgtccaaatctgccattttcaacccgtatacagtggggagaacaagtatttgatacactgccgattttgcaggttttcctacttacaaagcatgtagaggtctgtaatttttatcataggtacacttcaactgtgagagacagaatcttaaaaaaatccagaaaatcacattgtatgatttttaagtaattaatttgcattttattgcatgacataagtatttgatacatcagaaaagcagaacttaatatttggtacagaaacctttgtttgcaattacagagatcatacgtttcctgtaggtcttgaccaggtttgcacacactgcagcagggattttggcccactcctccatacagaccttctccagatccttcaggtttcggggctgtcgctgggcaatacggactttcagctccctccaaagattttctattgggttcaggtctggagactggctaggccactccaggaccttgagatgcttcttacggaaccactccttagttgccctggctgtgtgtttcgggtcgttgtcatgctggaagacccagccacgacccatcttcaatgctcttactgagggaaggaggttgttggccaagatctcgcgatacatggccccatccatcctcccctcaatacggtacagtcgtcctgtcccctttgcagaaaagcatccccaaagaatgatgtttccacctccatgcttcacgattgggatggtgttcttggggttgtactcatccttcttcttcctccaaacatggcgaatggagtttagaccaaaaagctctatttttgtctcatcagaccacattaccttctcccattcctcctctggatcatccagatggacattggcaaacttcagatgggcctggacatgcgctggcttgagcagggggaccttgcgtgcgctgcaggattttaatccatgatggcgtagtgtgttactaatggttttctttgagactgtggtcccagctctcttcaggtcattgaccaggtcctgccgtgtagttctgggctcatccctcaccttcctcatgatcattgatgccccacgaggtgagatcttgcatggagccccagaccgagggtgattgaccgtcatcttgaacttcttccattttctaataattgcgccaacagttgttgccttctcaccaagctgcttgcctattgtcctgtagcccatcccagccttgtgcaggtctacaattttatccctgatgtccttacacagctctctggtcttggccattgtggagaggttggagtctgtttaattgagtgtgtggacaggtgtcttttatacaggtaacgagttcaaacaggtgcagttaatacaggtaatgagtggagaacaggagggcttcttaaagaaaaactaacaggtctgtgagagccggaattcttactggttggtaggtgatcaaatacttatgacatgcaataaaatgcaaattaattactaaaaaatcatacaatgtgattttctggatttttgttttagattccgtctctcacagttgaagtgtacctatgataaaaatgacagacctctacatgctttgtaagtaggaaaacctgcaaaatcggcagtgtatcaaatacttgttctccccactgtatgggtaCGAGTCTAAAGGGCTACCTGAATAAAGCACTGACagactttctctttctccctcccttctcccagGCGTGGGCTGACGCATTCAGGAGTAGTCCAGACCTGACGGGTGTGGTCCATATCTATGAGGAGCTGAAGAGGAAAGGCATTGAGTTCCCCATGTCGGACCTGGAGACCCTGTCTCCAATCCACACTCCTCAACGGGTATGACTGCCACTGTCACATCCATTTGCATGCGTTTCCCTACTCTATGTTGAGTATGAGAATCCATCTGTTATTCTGCTATTTTGtagtaaaaaaacattttttctcATTTTAAAGCTGTCGACTGGCCCTGAGGTGAACCAAGCCACACAGAAGGCCACAGCCCCTCCCCCAGCCCAGCCTATCCCCCACCCCCATCAGCAGCCTCCTCCCCATGCTGTCTCCGCCCCACCCTTTGCAGCGTCTGTCCCGCCCACCTACACCGCCCCGCAGGTCCCCAACCTCGGCGCCTCTGGGTCTATCAACCCCTCACCTGAACAGGTATGGAGTCAGTGAATGGCCATTACAGTTGCAAGATCCCCTgtaggtcagttggtagagcatggtgcttgcaacgccagggttgtgggttcatttcccacggggggccagtatgaaaaatgtatgcactcactaactgtaagtcgctctggataagagcgtctgctaaatgactaaaatgtaaaatctgtTCCCTTCCCAGATTTGTGAAAAGGCATTTAAAATCTTCTGGAAAGCTTGCATTCTAAGGTGCAAGGAGATGGATCTGAGAGGAGTTAACATGTTATTCCTTCTGCTGTCCAGATCTGTCGGCTGCGCAGTGAGCTGGACATCGTGCGTGGCAACACCAAGGTGATGTCAGAGATGCTGACAGAGATGGTTCCTGGACAGGAGGACCCCTCGGACCACGAGCTCCTGCAGGTCATACTcatccccccccccttctctgaCTCTATGATGTCAGCTTCAACCCTGGTATTGTTACAGTTCATTTTATAGGGTCCGGTTCCTTGACCAATAGAAAAGATGATTGAATTGTGTTTCCATAGAGCAAAAGGGTGTTCCCACAGGGAGTGCTTTCAATGTTGGTACAGGTAGTTTCCTTTTTCTGCAGTTGGTACACAATGAAAGGACTAACGCCATCGGATCCTTTCAGATCTCTGATAACTGTATAAAGGGCTAGACTGGGGTTAATGTCAGACTGGGTAACGCACAAACTGGGTATTACCAAAGTGTAaacctgtgtgtgtgctgtttgtAGGAGCTGAACCGGACGTGCCGGGCCATGCAGCAGCGGATAGTGGAGCTCATCTCCTGTGTGTCTAACGAGGAGGTCACAGAGGAACTTCTGCACGTCAATGACGACCTCAACAACATCTTCCTACGCTATGACAGGTAGGCTAGCTCACACACCTCAACAACATTTCTCACCACTATGAGACATTTCTGTCTCAAATAACACCTTTCTACTCAATGCGAGGCATGCATGACTTCATGTAATAGTTGTTATGAACAGGTGTGGACCAGTTTTTACTTGGATATTTTCATTATTTAGATTTTTCTCTCAGGTACGAGAGGTTCCGGTCAGGCAGAGCATCTCAGGGTATCAGCAATGGGGTGAGTTTGCAGTGACAGCCATAGGAAGTAACCcctcccacacgcacacacactataaCATCACTTCCTTATTTGTACATGGTTGACACATGCGAATGCATCATGTTATTCCTATCTCTACTTGATACTTTGTCTTCCATAGCATGCCTGTTTCTCACAAATGTTTTCTCATACTGTAACGTCGTCGAGTCTGTTCTGTCTAGAGATGTAGGCTAAGGCATGTTACTTGTTAGATCATCTTTCTGCGCCGTACCGTTAATATCATGCCCACACTGACTGTGGCGTGTTGCCCAGGCATGTTAATGGTATTTATGGTCTTTTCCTTTCTGTTTTGTGTCTTTATGGCTAGCTGAGGCAGGCAAGTATGAAAGTCACCCCAATAATTAGTATGTCACATGTATTTGGACCCCAAGTGGCACTGTTAAAACATCGATGAATGACCCtgtatatgggtggtcctctgtagctcaattagtagagcatggcgcttgtaacgccagggtagtgggttcgatccccgggaccacccatacgtaaaaatgtatgcatgcatgactgtaagtcgctttggataaaagcgtctgctaaatggcttattattatattataatcccATCTGCTCCATATGGCATGTTTTAGCCACACAGACTCCTCAGTAACTGACCCAGAGACAGTCTAAAGCTGGGAGAAGGATGAAGTTGCCactagacactgatctaagatcagtttaGATTTGTCCTCCCTGTATGGTTAAAGTTGGGATTcagggagggtaagctgatcctagatctgtgcctaagggGCAACATCTACCAGGTGTCTAAAGATGCCCTGACCCCTCCCATCCCACACAACCACCCATCTTTCTCAAGGGGAAAGATTGATCTCTTAATCAGccaaaataaaaaacaacacccAGTGCAAAGTTCATTGCCGTGGTAACTgtaggctctgctcacaatttaATGACCAATCAGAGAGGCACACAAAACAGATCAATCTTCACCACAATCAAATTTTATTGCATTTCTCTTCTTAGCCGTTTCTGTCCGAGTCCCTACACCCTTAACAAAAAGTCCCACAAACAACAACTGTTCCTCATTCATGGGCATATTCATGCTTTTCTCCAGCTAACCTATGATTTTCCCTGATCTCTCACATTCCTATGTGCTTTATTTGCCTGAAACCTTCTGTTCTAGCTAATCATTTTGATGTTGGTCAAATCGATGAACAAACTAAAGCGAGGTGCCGTAGCCCTTTTTGTGTAATCCCCTTAGCAACTAGTTTGTCACTTTGTGTTTGTTGTAGTGACTAATGGGAAATGGAATTGGCATTCTGTTTGGAATGGGCTCCTAAAAGAGTGGTCTTTCATACTCTTCTGCgggactctctctccctctcgctttccgtcgcgctctctctctctcgctcactcattCTCATATCCCTGGTTCCCAGGTCCTCAGTGAGGCTACAGAGGACAACCTGATAGACCTGGGTCCTGGCTCTCCTGCTGTCGTCAGCAACATGGTCACCGCCCCCGCTGCACGCCCTTCCTCACCCGCCTCCCTGGCCTCTCAGCTGGCCGGCCTTGGTACGTCCCCCAGACTCTGTGTTACTGTACACCCCATCCAAGTCTATTTAGTAAAAGACAAATCTACTGTAACAGTGGTGATTCATTTTGTTCTCTTTGAACTGTTTACCAGGTCATTCAGCAATATGACATATTCTTAAAAACACAAATGTaattaacatttattttattatgtCTGAACAATATGGCTGATGTCCTTTTGTTGTTCCTCAGATGTGGGTGACAGTGTGAGCAGCACTCTGAGCTCTCTGCCCAGCTGTAAGCCTCAGGACGACTTTGACATGTTCGCCCAGACCAGGACTGGATCTCTGCCTCTGACCACCGAGACACTCATCACGTAAGAACGCATCATACATGGTATCCTGTTCAGAGACTACGCCTAGCCCTTACCTCCTAGGCTTGTAATGAATAGAGCATACACAATTCACTATTCTACATGACTGATAATGATACAtgttctacacaatacatttctatctgaatgttgtGTTCTTCTGGTCATTAAACACTACCTCTCTCCTGGCAGAGCTCCTCTAGAGGACCTTAATGCTATAGGTGGGATTGGGCTGCCTCCTCTGGAAGTCAGGCAGCAGCCTGCAGGAGGGGTGAGTACTCTGGCTGGCCAACCTTTAGAAGTGCACTAACATCACTAAGGATGACCTTTAACTTTTACGTGCAGTGTGCTGTTACACTGTCAGGGTAAGGCTGTCCCGCACCAAAACAAATATTTGTCGACCGAGAGTcctctgttctttcgaccaatcgattggtggTAATTTTAAAACGTgcatttttccatatatagacacaccctatgtgtgtTAAGAAAAttaactatatgcactgagcttgtctgatgctttaagcgcactgttgaaataattaagacacaaatgacgaaagagggagccagagatcaagataaccagaagaaaataacctgttcctgaccctccTCAAGCTGCTGCTGGCCTTTGCAGATTCTCCCATTCCTGAAGTTGCTGTTAATAGGCTACACAATAAGCCTTGTATCTATATTTGTCCAAGTAAAAATGAAGAATTAATTTGTTTAACCTGCAAACCAGCAGAGTGGGCCAATTCAACAGCACACTGAAGATTATCTTTCAGATCCGTGGACAGCGACCGCTATCCAACGCCGGAGAAAGCGCTCACTGAAGATTCGGTTCAGCTTCTTGGAGAGTCACTGCATCGGCCACAGCAGCACTCCTAATGAGTCAGTTCCACACACCTGTGGCAGAGGAGTGGGGAACTGTGTGCTACAGAGGTATGGCAGGAGAAGGCTGCCGGACGAGAGAATACCATTTGATGTTGATTTGATTATTGTTCCCTTCCCAGTCCCCTTTCCTCAAAACCTTAGAAGGGGACATGGAGGGACTTGCCCCCCTAATGTTAGAAGCAAGtcaaataaataaacattttaaGAACTCAatcagggtctcaacttactgttgagagttagaatagtagaagacacaaggtgcaattttgaaatttggttgtgcatcagcagtttttctcttatgtcggtcactgacagtcactcaattagcccatgtcagctacatTTTTTTTGATTGGTAAAAttgtctagccagctatctaaacatgtactaatcatggttgaattaccgaccgcggggcccccattgattttgttagtcattctcactcggatatcatattcaaaactgcaaacatttctctccgccccatggcaaaatgtgtagaattgcagcaaactcgATTTAAAACTACAACATTTTCAAGAGGGGGGGCCGTTAAAATGTTTTGCAAGTGGGGAGGGCTGCTCCCCAACAAAATGttacttagggcccccaaaaggctagggccggctctgactccatgtgtgggtatggatgtgggtacacagACCCGAGAGCAAGTTCAGCTCCTCATGATGAGTTCCGATTTCTGTGACcccccccatcaaagttgcccatccctggtctagagGGTGTATTGCATGTGATAATTTCATGCAGTAGAGAGGCAtccattatattttatttttgataaTTTTGTAGAGTGGCGATTGATTAACTTTTGCTTGACCATTTCATGCCTACTTTTTTTTCCTCCTAGAAAACAGTTTAACTGTGCATGTTGCTGGTTATTACAGTATAAATAACTATAAGTTGAAAATATGATGTTAAGTTTCAAACTATACAGTATGTAGAGCATCAGTAGTAACAACCTGACATGGGGGAAGCGAGGGAAAATACTAGGACATGAATCATACAGTAGCAGAGGGAGTACAAAATGGTTGTTTAATTGAATGTATATATCCACATTAACAGTCACATTGGTGTTCAGTACAGTATGAATGGCCATGGCCCTAAAACTGATCGGACTACCATACATAGTAAGTGCCCCTCTGCAAGGCCCCTCTTAAGCCTTTAAAAAAAGTTAATATTTGCCCATGTCCTTTTCTCAAGTCACTAGAAATGAACtagaaata contains:
- the tom1l2 gene encoding TOM1-like protein 2 isoform X1, producing MEFLLGNPYSTPVGHCIERATDGSLQSEDWALNMEICDIINETEDGPKDAIRAMKKRLNGNKNYREVMLALTVLETCVKNCGHRFHALVTSRDFIDGVLVKIISPKNNPPAIVQDKVLALIQAWADAFRSSPDLTGVVHIYEELKRKGIEFPMSDLETLSPIHTPQRLSTGPEVNQATQKATAPPPAQPIPHPHQQPPPHAVSAPPFAASVPPTYTAPQVPNLGASGSINPSPEQICRLRSELDIVRGNTKVMSEMLTEMVPGQEDPSDHELLQELNRTCRAMQQRIVELISCVSNEEVTEELLHVNDDLNNIFLRYDRYERFRSGRASQGISNGVLSEATEDNLIDLGPGSPAVVSNMVTAPAARPSSPASLASQLAGLDVGDSVSSTLSSLPSCKPQDDFDMFAQTRTGSLPLTTETLITAPLEDLNAIGGIGLPPLEVRQQPAGGIPVGQSSVMDDIEEWLCTDLQGDEGEEGVTSEEFDKFLEERAKAAETVPSLPSPPSGDPGATTGTRKKKAERPEDALFA
- the tom1l2 gene encoding TOM1-like protein 2 isoform X2 translates to MEFLLGNPYSTPVGHCIERATDGSLQSEDWALNMEICDIINETEDGPKDAIRAMKKRLNGNKNYREVMLALTVLETCVKNCGHRFHALVTSRDFIDGVLVKIISPKNNPPAIVQDKVLALIQAWADAFRSSPDLTGVVHIYEELKRKGIEFPMSDLETLSPIHTPQRLSTGPEVNQATQKATAPPPAQPIPHPHQQPPPHAVSAPPFAASVPPTYTAPQVPNLGASGSINPSPEQICRLRSELDIVRGNTKVMSEMLTEMVPGQEDPSDHELLQELNRTCRAMQQRIVELISCVSNEEVTEELLHVNDDLNNIFLRYDRYERFRSGRASQGISNGVLSEATEDNLIDLGPGSPAVVSNMVTAPAARPSSPASLASQLAGLDVGDSVSSTLSSLPSCKPQDDFDMFAQTRTGSLPLTTETLITAPLEDLNAIGGIGLPPLEVRQQPAGGQGDEGEEGVTSEEFDKFLEERAKAAETVPSLPSPPSGDPGATTGTRKKKAERPEDALFA
- the tom1l2 gene encoding TOM1-like protein 2 isoform X3 — encoded protein: MEFLLGNPYSTPVGHCIERATDGSLQSEDWALNMEICDIINETEDGPKDAIRAMKKRLNGNKNYREVMLALTVLETCVKNCGHRFHALVTSRDFIDGVLVKIISPKNNPPAIVQDKVLALIQAWADAFRSSPDLTGVVHIYEELKRKGIEFPMSDLETLSPIHTPQRLSTGPEVNQATQKATAPPPAQPIPHPHQQPPPHAVSAPPFAASVPPTYTAPQVPNLGASGSINPSPEQICRLRSELDIVRGNTKVMSEMLTEMVPGQEDPSDHELLQELNRTCRAMQQRIVELISCVSNEEVTEELLHVNDDLNNIFLRYDRYERFRSGRASQGISNGVLSEATEDNLIDLGPGSPAVVSNMVTAPAARPSSPASLASQLAGLDVGDSVSSTLSSLPSCKPQDDFDMFAQTRTGSLPLTTETLITAPLEDLNAIGGIGLPPLEVRQQPAGGIRGQRPLSNAGESAH